One Nitrospirota bacterium genomic window, GGCAAGCGATCCCGACAACGCGGCCGCGCCCGCGACCGTTCGGGTCACCCAGGACCAGAATTGGCGGGATCAGTACGTGCTCGCCCTGGGCCTGGCCTACGCGCCGACCGAGCGGGCCATGATCCGGGCGGGTTACAACTACGGCCGAAACCCGGTCCCGGCCGAGACCATGAACCCCCTGCTGGCTCCCATCGGCGAGCACCACGTCACGTTCGGCGGCGGCTATCAGATGGGCGCCAAGTGGCGGATCGACGGGGGAGTCGAATACGCGTTCAAGAACGAGGTGACCTATACCAACCCCAACCTGCCCTTTGGCCCGGATGCCAAGGAATCCTACGAATTCACGTCCGTCCATATGGCGCTGAGCCGGGCGTGGTAGCGCGGTTCAGGCGAACAACAGCTCAAAATCTCGGGGAGTCAGGATACGGGTGCCGCGAAACGTTTCCATGACCAATAGGTCGTGGTCTCCGGTCACGAGATACTCCGCCTCGGCTTCCCGGGCGCAGGCCAGAATGTGATCATCGTCGGGGTCGCGGCAGGTTCGTTCTACTCGTACGTTCGGTTCGACGACCCGGTGGGCCGCCTCGCGGATGAGGCGGATCGCGCTGACGTTCTCCGCTCGTGAGGCCCTAAACTTCCTGGCAAGGACGCGCTGCACCTCGGATAGAATGAAGGGAGACGTCACGAGGAAGAAATCCCTTCGGCGCGCCCGGAACAACAGTTTGGAACAGGCCCCTTCCGTGACCAGCGCGGCAATAAGCACATTGGTGTCGAGGACGGCGATCACGAGACCGCTTTGAAGACATCATCCTCAGTCACCACCCCGGCTTTCTTTGCTTTCTGTTCAAGTTTCCTTTTGAGTGTCTTGAACTTCGCTTCCCAGAGAAACAGGCTTAGGGATTCTTTCACGATGTCGCTCTTGTTTCGCCCGGTCGTTTTCGCAAATTTGTCGAGTTCCGCCGACATGTGTTCCGGAAGACTGACCGACAGTACCGTTCTCATAGGACACCTCCCTGTATGACACTACACTACGAATCGTAGAACTGGCAAGGGATCTGTTTGTGAAAACGGAGGTCTGCAGACCGACATCTCCGTACTGAATTTTCTCGTTCCAGCAGCACTCGGGAGCGTTGAGCCCATCATTTCAGAGGTAGAGGATGTCATACGGGCCTAAGCCCGTCGGGTACTGCTTCGCCGTACGGGAGAGCCGATCCGTCAGGGTGCGGACCTCCGCGCCGGTGAAACGAGGCGATATCAGCAGAATGCCGGCGTGAGGGGTCTGGCGATGAATTGCGTCTCGGGCCAACATCACGAAGTGCCGGGCGTTGCGTGTCACAAGGCATCGACCCTCCCGGCCGGCGTAGGCGAGCTGCTCCGGATCTGCAAGCTGAAGGTTGCCAATCTCGTGGGCGCTCACGGCGTCAATACCTTTACGCCGCAGCATCTGGGCGAGGGTCGGTGACAGATCCTCATCCAGATAGAGCTTCACGTTCTGCGGATTCGGCTGGAGAGCTCGCTTGGGGAAACGTCCGGGGACGGCGTTTCGTTTTCGGTAACGAGGGCGTTGATCTCATCGGGATAGCGGCGGTAGTACAAGAAGGCCGCCTTGATCTGGGCCTCCGTCAGCCAGGGAAAACGCGCCCGCAGCGTCCGTTCGTTGTGTGAGACCGCCTTAAAGACCGCGATGACTTCCCAGACGCCCAGGCCCGTGCCAGCGATTTTTGCCTCCCGGCCGGCCGGTTCATCCGCGAAATAAATCCCGGGACAGTGCCGCATCCGCAGAGCCTCTTCGAGCAAGTCCTGTGTAATCTCCGAGAAGGAGCGGCGAGCCCGTTTGGCGATCCGGTCGATCTCGGAGCGCAGGGACTGGCGGAGCCTCAGGGTTTTGGTTGCGGTGGTCATAGTGGTCCTCCCGGCAAAGCGTAATACACTGTAACACGTTGTGTCTATCCCCTGCAACGATGTGATGATCGGAGGCCTCATCGTGGGTGGGGATGTGCCCAAGACCGTCCTGATCCGGGCGCGGGGCTGGTCATTGGGCGGGCGCCGTTCAACAACCCGGGCGTGTTGGCCGACCCCACGATGCGCCTGTACTCGGGCCGGTCCGTCATTGCGCAGAACAAAGACTTGACAGCGACTCACTCGTTGAGCAATCGCTCAAGGTCTTCGTCGGTCAGAATGCCCCGTTCCTTCGCGAGGTGGATGCAGTAGCCCTGGATTCCCTCCATCGACGTGCCGCAGCGTCTCGACCGATATGGAGATTATCGCTCCAGATGCAGTCGCTCGAGGTAGTGACGTGCCGTCAGGATACGAATTCCCCTGTACTCCTTGAGCACCAGGAGATCGTGATCTCCCGTGATCAGATACCGACCGTGCCCCTCGACCGCGCACACCAAGATCGCATCGTCATCGGGGTCTCGGCAGACCGGCTCCTGAACATTGCCGACAACTTGCAGGCTGTCGATGCGGAGCAGAGTCAGAAATCGTTCGATCTGATCATCGCGAAGATGATATTTCTGCCGCAAGCGCGCCTGCGACAACACTTCCTCGACTTCGTTCAGCAGAACGGGGGACGTGACGAGCAAGAAACGCCGATCTCGCCAGGCATCCAGCAATTCGGCCTGGGCTCCTCGGCGCATCAGGAGCCCGCTGACAATCTGGTTGGTGTCAAGAACGACTCGATCCACGCCGCTTGGCCCGAACCTCAGAGACCGCGGAGCTCACGTCCTTGACGACCTCCTCTTCCGAGACGGGCGGGAGACCGGAACGAATCTCGTCAATGACTTGAAATCGGGCCTCGCGTTCCTGGATCAGTCGTTGAAACTCCTCCGCACTGATGATCCCCGCAACCGGGATCCCTCCCTTCTCCACCAGATAGCGGGTGTGTCGGGCCTGGACGTTCCTGAGGATCTCGCCGAATCGGGTGCGGGCCTGGAGGGCCGGGATTTTCTGCGTGGTATCCACGTGCTTTTTCATCGCCATTTCCTCGAGTGAGAACTCATGAGTACTATACAGAACTAATTAGTCATGGTCAAGGCGGACGCTACGCACGCATAACGGTACGCCGTACCCTTCCGAACCCGCCTCCGGCAATCAAAAACCTTGTAAGAGGTTTGTAAGACGGACTCTGGTATAAGTCGCCCTCATTATCGATCCGTGAACGATCCGATGTTGCACCCGCCGCACGATCGGTGGTGGCCGCATTCGGAGCAGGAGAGTGGTGTTGACGACATCAGCAGAGACCGTAATCGCGCCCGCGCTCGCGATCCGCACGCTCGGCACCTGCGAAATTCTGCTCCGCGGCGATGTGGTGCCGAATGAGGCGTGGGACGATCCAAAGGACCTGGAACTGCTCTTGGCGCTCGTCACCCTGGACGGACGGCAGGTCCCGCGCGCCGAACTGGTGGAACTGGTATGGCCTGATCTGGACGACGACCGCGGCGTAACCGAATTCTATGCGGCCCTTCACCGCCTGCAAACGGCCCTGGGCCGACCCGAGAGAAAGGGGCCGGGATTCGTGACCATGGTCGGGGCACGGGTGTCGCTCCATCCCATGTTCTGTTGGGCCGACTGCTGGGCGTTCGAGGAGGCGGTCCGCCGCGCCCATCGCCTGGAAGTGTTCGGGCAGCGTTTCGCAGCCCGCGCGCGGCTGGAGGAGGCGAAGAGCCTCTACAAGGGGGAGTATCTGCCGGCGTGGGACGGCGTTCCGTGGGTCGAGGCCAAGCGGCATGCGTTGGATCGACAATGGCGCTGGGTGGAGAGACAACTGAGCGCGGCGTAGTTGTCAACAAGAGTCATTGGCAAGTGAAAGCTGCTCCATGCCCAGTGCAAAGCGATAGTTGAGTCCGCCTTTGGGCAGATCAAGCAGGTGCGCGGCTCATGGAAGTCCTTCTTGCGCGGGGTGGAGTAGGTCCGGCGAACCATCGCTCCAAGGGGCATCGAGCGTATCTGAACTGGGCGAGCGGAGGACTCGTTGATACTCAGCCTGCGTGCAGGGTGCCGGGTGGGCAGCGCAAAGTGATCCTGATGGAACCGTGGGGGCGGAGAAAATGAAAAGGATATTATCAATTCTGTGTGGTCTTACCACGATAGGAATAGGTTTGATCAGTTCCGCCTACGCTGGAGACAGCGTTGCCCCCGCAGCTCCGGTAGGGTTACAGGCGACAAGCAGCTCATCAGGGTTGCTACTCTCCTGGAGTCCACCAACGACCAATGCCGATGGCACGCCATTGAGCGATCTTGCCGGATACCAGATCTTCTTCGGGACAAGCTCGGGCAGTCCGAATTACTTAGAAACTATGTCTGATCCAAGCGCCACAGGATTTGTTATTGGTGTCAATGAATATAACCTACGGTATCAGCAAGGTTATTACTTTAGAGTGCTGGCCTATGACGCATCTGGCAACCGAAGTACTTCCAGCAACGAAGTCTTCATAACTAGTGCTCGCGACCCAGCCTGGGGGTTCGCTGACTTGCACGCCCATCAGTTCGCTAATCTTGGGTTTGGAGGACTGATGCTCTGGGGAGCACCATTTAGTCCCGATGACAATATTGCGACCGCGCTCCCCTACAGTGACTTCTTTCCGGCAGGACTTGATACCGTCCAGGGGATCGGCGGTGCTCCCGCTCCACTTATACCCCAATTGCCTTCGTGGCGGCCAGGTTGTCCCCCGCCTCACTTCCCGTTTTTGTGTTCGGGAGTCTACATCCATGGGCCATTGGGAACGCTCGACACTCTAAATACCTTTCTTACGGTTGGTCTCTATGGTCTCCCTCCTTTTGGTCATGGTCGTCTCCAGCACAACGTGGGAGGTGGGATCGACGAGCCTCCCCATTACGATATTGTGGGGAATCTGGTTGATCCTGCACCAGAACTTCCCTTCGACGGGTGGCCCGCCCATGATGTCCTTACTGCCCAGCAGATGTACTACCGGTGGCTGGAGCGCGCCTGGCGGGGGGGCGAGCGGCTAATGGTGATGCTGGCCGTTAACAACCAAACACTTTGCCAAGCCACCTTCCACCTACGGGCTTTCGGCTGCGAGGACATGCCGGCGATCGAGCGCCAGGTTCAGGCTGCCAAAGATCTCGAGGCGTTCATTGATGCGAAGTCCGGTGGACCGGGGCAGGGCTGGTTCAGGATCGTTTATTCAGGCGCCCATGCGCGCAGAGTTATCAGTGAGGGCAAGCTGGCAGTCGTGCTTGGAATCGAGGCGCCGAGCCTGTTGGGCTGTAAGAAGGACGGCGACTGCACAGAACAGCAGGTTCGCGACGGCGTGCAACATCTCTATGACATCGGCGTCCGACATGTCTTTCCGGTGCACAATGCCGACAACGCGTTTGGTGGAACTGCCCTGTATAATGAGGTTTTCGACGCCAACAACGCGGTCATCACCGGCAAATTCTGGGATTTAGCAGGCTGCCCAGAGGACCTCGGCATGGAGTTCCGGGTAGGTTGGCGAGACACGGCCCACGATCTTGGGTCAGCTGCCGCAATCGCATCTACCTATTGGACAGGGCCATTCAACGCCGCGGCACTCTATGCACTATCTGAATTTGGTCTGCCTCCCCGAGGTCCGACTGGCCCGCACTGCAACGCTCGTGGATTGACGCCTCTCGGAGAAGTGCTGGTCGACGAGCTCATGAACCACCATATGCTCATTGACGTTGACCACAGCTCGACTCTGACCACCAACGCAATACTCGATCGCGCCGAGACGGCGAACTATCCCGGAATCGTTTCGGGGCACACCGGCATCCTGAGTGTTAGCAATGGTGAAAATCGCCACGAAGGGCAGAAGACTGACGAGCAGATTGATCGAATCCGCGACCTCGGTGGCCTTGTCGGCGTAATCCTTCACCAGGGTGGGCACAACCGCATTGTCCAGTATAACCGTAGTGATGGATCCGTCCCATTCGTTTGCAATGATTCCTCGGACGCTTGGCTACAGGCCTATCTCTACGTGGTCGACCGGATGAACGGTGGAGCCGTTGCAGTCGGCTCCGACTTCAATGGCTTCGCAGGAATGCCTGCTCCCCGAGCGGATCCAGTCTTCTGTGGCGGGGAAGTCGGACAGTTTCCTCTCGTGAGCTACCCGTTCGATGGCTTCGGTGGCTCAGGCCCACAATTCGACCGACAGCAGATCGGTGAGCGGGTTATTGACTACAATTACGAGGGGATGGCCTCGGTGGGTCAGCTTCCCGATTTCATAGAGGAGGTGCGCCAGCTACTTCCGCACGACGACGATCTGAATGCGCTGTTCAACTCCGCAGGGGCCTACGTGCGGATGTGGGAGAAAGCTGAGGACGAGACGCCGCCAGTGGTTTCGTGTTCGCCTGTGCCTTCGGGCTGGCAGCTGGACAACTTCTCCGTCGTCTGCAGAGCGAACGACTGGCCGAGTGGTCTCACGCAACTGTCGGAGGGAAATTTTACACTCAGCACGGCCGTTGAGCCTGGGGTCGTGGACTCCGCCGCACAAACCAGTTCACGCATAGTTTGCGACAGACAAGGAAATTGCACGACGGTTGGCCCGTTCGTGGCGATGATTGACCGCAGGGCAGACCTTGTGGTCACGTCGGTGAGTAATCCGCCAGCGGCGGTTGCGGTCGGTTCGAGCTTTGTCGTGACCGATACTGTACTCAATCAGAGCGGTTCGCCTGCTGGTACATCGGTCACGCAGTACTATTTGGTGCCGGTATGTCCAGCAATTTGTCTGGTTGAAAGGTTCCTGTTGACGGGGGGCCGGGCTGTCCCCAGCCTGGCCCCTGGCGTTCCCTCCACTGGCGCGGTCAGTGTGACCATTCCCGCAACGATGACGCTCCGTACGTACCGCCTTCAGGCGTGCGCCGATGACACATTCGCCGTGGCCGAGAGCAATGAGGACAACAACTGCGTCTACGCAGGGAGGACGATCAGCATCGCACACGCAGTCGCCGTGGATGCGCGGGCGCTGGCGGTGGCGACGTTT contains:
- a CDS encoding putative toxin-antitoxin system toxin component, PIN family; this translates as MIAVLDTNVLIAALVTEGACSKLLFRARRRDFFLVTSPFILSEVQRVLARKFRASRAENVSAIRLIREAAHRVVEPNVRVERTCRDPDDDHILACAREAEAEYLVTGDHDLLVMETFRGTRILTPRDFELLFA
- a CDS encoding membrane dipeptidase, with product MGTLDTLNTFLTVGLYGLPPFGHGRLQHNVGGGIDEPPHYDIVGNLVDPAPELPFDGWPAHDVLTAQQMYYRWLERAWRGGERLMVMLAVNNQTLCQATFHLRAFGCEDMPAIERQVQAAKDLEAFIDAKSGGPGQGWFRIVYSGAHARRVISEGKLAVVLGIEAPSLLGCKKDGDCTEQQVRDGVQHLYDIGVRHVFPVHNADNAFGGTALYNEVFDANNAVITGKFWDLAGCPEDLGMEFRVGWRDTAHDLGSAAAIASTYWTGPFNAAALYALSEFGLPPRGPTGPHCNARGLTPLGEVLVDELMNHHMLIDVDHSSTLTTNAILDRAETANYPGIVSGHTGILSVSNGENRHEGQKTDEQIDRIRDLGGLVGVILHQGGHNRIVQYNRSDGSVPFVCNDSSDAWLQAYLYVVDRMNGGAVAVGSDFNGFAGMPAPRADPVFCGGEVGQFPLVSYPFDGFGGSGPQFDRQQIGERVIDYNYEGMASVGQLPDFIEEVRQLLPHDDDLNALFNSAGAYVRMWEKAEDETPPVVSCSPVPSGWQLDNFSVVCRANDWPSGLTQLSEGNFTLSTAVEPGVVDSAAQTSSRIVCDRQGNCTTVGPFVAMIDRRADLVVTSVSNPPAAVAVGSSFVVTDTVLNQSGSPAGTSVTQYYLVPVCPAICLVERFLLTGGRAVPSLAPGVPSTGAVSVTIPATMTLRTYRLQACADDTFAVAESNEDNNCVYAGRTISIAHAVAVDARALAVATFGLDALGTATFATSTVQSFQLAPGSYGFCTTICGAPGFGFTVTPAGLVDYAPALDGVLSGRGTATLTVNGAAIGIDARALAVATFGLDALGTATFATSTVQSFQLAPGSYGFCTTIC
- a CDS encoding ribbon-helix-helix protein, CopG family, which encodes MRTVLSVSLPEHMSAELDKFAKTTGRNKSDIVKESLSLFLWEAKFKTLKRKLEQKAKKAGVVTEDDVFKAVS
- a CDS encoding putative toxin-antitoxin system toxin component, PIN family, with the translated sequence MDRVVLDTNQIVSGLLMRRGAQAELLDAWRDRRFLLVTSPVLLNEVEEVLSQARLRQKYHLRDDQIERFLTLLRIDSLQVVGNVQEPVCRDPDDDAILVCAVEGHGRYLITGDHDLLVLKEYRGIRILTARHYLERLHLER
- a CDS encoding DUF433 domain-containing protein; the encoded protein is MTTATKTLRLRQSLRSEIDRIAKRARRSFSEITQDLLEEALRMRHCPGIYFADEPAGREAKIAGTGLGVWEVIAVFKAVSHNERTLRARFPWLTEAQIKAAFLYYRRYPDEINALVTENETPSPDVSPSELSSRIRRT
- a CDS encoding type II toxin-antitoxin system Phd/YefM family antitoxin; amino-acid sequence: MKKHVDTTQKIPALQARTRFGEILRNVQARHTRYLVEKGGIPVAGIISAEEFQRLIQEREARFQVIDEIRSGLPPVSEEEVVKDVSSAVSEVRAKRRGSSRS
- a CDS encoding DUF5615 family PIN-like protein, with amino-acid sequence MKLYLDEDLSPTLAQMLRRKGIDAVSAHEIGNLQLADPEQLAYAGREGRCLVTRNARHFVMLARDAIHRQTPHAGILLISPRFTGAEVRTLTDRLSRTAKQYPTGLGPYDILYL